ACCAGTGGCCTGGGGCGCAACGCGGTGGATGACCTGCTGCAGCACGGCCTGCCACTGCGGGCCACCGGGCGCAACCTGCAGCAGGGCGCTGCGCTGCAGCAGCTGGGCGTGGACTTCGAGCCGGCCGACCTGTCGCTGCTCACCCCGGTGCAGGCCGACCGCCTGCTGCGGGACGTCGACACGGTGTGGCACTGCGCGGCACTGTCGTCCCCATGGGGCCCGCGCCGCGCCTTCGAGGCGGCCAATGTCGAAGCCACCCGGCGGCTGGCCGAGGCGGCGGTGCGCCAGGGCGTGCGGCGTTTCGTGCACATCTCGACGCCGTCGCTGTACTTCGACTTCCGCCACCGCCAGCAGATCGACGAGGCCTGGCGCCCGGCCCGCCCGGTGAACGCCTATGCCGCCACCAAGGGCGAGGCGGAGGCGGTGTTGCAGAGCATCGCCTCGCGCCACGCCGGCACCACGGTGGTGATGCTGCGGCCGCGTGCGATCTTCGGGCCGCATGACCGGGTCATCGTGCCGCGCCTGCTGGCCCTGATGCGCCAGCGTGGCGGCGTGCTGCCGCTGCCAGGAGGCGGTCGCGCCCGCATGGACATGACCTATGTCGGCAACGTGGTGCATGCCATGCACCTGGCCAGCCGCGTGCCGGGCCTGCGCTCCGGCTCGGTCTACAACATCACCAACCAGGCGCCGACCACGCTGGCCGACCTGCTGCAGCGCCTGTTCGTCGACCAGCTGGGCCTGCCGCTGCGCATCCGCGCGCTGCCCTACCCGCTGCTGGCCGGCGTCGCCCGGCTGCTGGAGGCCGGCGGCCGGCTCACCGGCCGTGAGCCGCCCTTCACGCGCTACAGCATGGGCGCGCTGCACTACGAAATGACGCTGGACACCGGCCGCGCCCGCCGCGAGCTGGGCTGGCAACCGGTGATCGACCTGGATGAAGGCATCCGGCGCACCGCCGCATGGATACGAGCACATGGCACGCCTCACGGTCTTTGAAGCCGGCTACTGCACCCACATGGCCTGCATGGCGCTGCGCGGCGCGGGCTGGCACACCTGCGCCTTCCCCGCACGTGCCTGGCTGGTGGAAACCCGCCGTGGACGCTGGCTGTGGGACACCGGCTACGCCTCCCACTTCCTCGACCACACCCGCGAGGGCCTGTTCGCGCTCTACCGCAAGGTGACCCCGGTGCACTTCGACGCGGCCGACGCGCTGTGCCGCCAGCTGCGCGAGCGCGGCTACGCGCCGGGCGACCTGACAGGGCTGATCCTCTCGCACTTCCATGGCGACCACATCGCCGGCCTGCGCGACTTTCCCGGCCTGCCCTGCATCTGCAGCGGCACCGGCTGGCAGCAGACGCGCCGCCGGCGCGGCCTGGCGGCGTTGCGCCGCGGCTTCGTGCCGGGGCTGATCCCGCCGGACTTCGAGGCTCGCCTGAGCTTCATCGAGTCCTTCGAGCCGGTGCCGCTGCCGGCCACCCTGGCGCCCTTCACCACCGCCCGTGCGGTGCCCGGCAGCGATGGCGAGCTGCTGCTGGTGGAGCTGCCTGGCCACGCGGCCGGCCACATCGGCGCGCTGGTGCAGACGCAGGCGGGCTGGACCCTGCTGGCCGCCGATGCGGCATGGTCGGAGCACGGCTATCGCGACCTGCGCGGGCCGTCGCCGCTGACGCACCTGATTCTTGATGACACGCCGGCCTACCACCACACCCTGCAGCAGCTGCACCGGCTGCACCAGGGCGGTGGCGCCACCATCCTGCTCAGCCACGAGGGCGCCCTGTGACCCAGCTGTTGCGCCTGCTTGGCGCCTTTCGCCAGACCCGCCGGCTGAGCTGGCCTGACCGTGCCGCGCTGCTGGCCCACCAGGAACGGCAGTGGCAGCGCTACTGCCGTCGCGTGCTGCCGCGCAGCGCGTGGTTCCGGCCCTGGCTGGAGCAGCCGCTGGACCAGTGGCCGCAGATGAACAAGGCGCTGATGATGGCGCACTTCGACGAGATGAACACCGCCGGCCTGAAGCTGGCCGAGGTGCTGGCCTGTGCCCGGGCTGCCGAGGAGACGCGCGACTTCAGCCCCACGCTGGGCCGCTACAGCGTCGGCCTGTCGTCGGGCACATCGGGCGGGCGCGGGGTCTTCGTGGTCAGCCCCGAGGAACGGGCGCAATGGGCCGGCGTGATGCTGGGCCGCCTGCTGCCCGGCGGGCTGCTGCAGGGGCAGCGGGTGGCCTTGTTCCTGCGCGCCAACAGCAACCTCTACCGCACGGTACGCACACCCTGCCTGCAGTTCCGCTTCTTCGACCTGTTCAGCCCGCTGGAGGCGCATGCCGGCCCGCTGGCCGCCATGCAGCCCAGCATCGTCGTGGCACCTGCCCAGGTGCTGCGGGCACTGGCGCTGCGAGTGCAGGCTGGGCAACTGGACATCGCGCCCGAGCGGGTCATCTCGGTGGCCGAGGTGCTGGAGCCACAGGACCGGCGGCTGCTGCAACAGGTCTTCGGCCGGGTCAGCGAGGTCTACCAGGCGACCGAAGGTTTCCTCGGCAGTAGCTGCAGCCATGGCAGCCTGCACCTGAACGAGTCCTTCCTGCGCATCGAGCCGCAATGGCTGGACGACAAGCGCTTCGTGCCGCTGGTGACCGACTTCACCCGCAGCACCCAGCCCATCGTGCGCTACCGGCTTGACGACATCCTGGTGGCGCGCGCCGCGCCCTGCCCTTGCGGCAATCCCGAGCTGGCCATCGACCGCATCGAAGGCCGCTGTGACGATGTGCTTCGCCTGCCGGGTGCGGCCGGCGCGCCGGTGACGGTATTTGCCGATGTGGTCTCGCGCGCCCTGGCGCAGGTGCTGCCGCTGGACGCCGACTACCGCTTGGTGCAAAGCGGCCCGCGGGCGCTGGGCCTGGCCATCGCACCGCTTGACGCGGACGTGCACCAGCGCTGCCGGGCCCACCTGGGCCAGGTGTTCGCCCGACTGGGCGTGGCCACCGAGGCGCTGCACTGGGACGCGCCGGCCGGCTTGCCGGTGGCGGTCGACTTCACCGTCAAGCGACGCCGCATCGTCGGCTGGCGGGCTCCGGCATGAGGGCGCTCCTGCAGGCACTGCCGCCCCGGCTGCGCCACCTGCTGTTCGGCTGGGGCAGCGTGGGCGTGGCCTACAGCCTTGGCGGCCTGCTGCAGCGGCCGGCCACGCTGCTGACCGAGTCGGCGCTGGACCGCCTGCTGCCCTTCGACCCGGCCGGCGTCTGGTGCTACTTGTCCTTCTTCCTGCTGGTGCCGCTTGGCTACCTGGCCTGCCCGGCGGCACGCCTGCCCTGGCTGACCCGCGCCATGCAGTGCTGCGCGCTTGCCAGCGGGCTCGCCTTCATCGCCTGGCCCACCACCCTGGCCTACCCGGCGCTGCCGGCTGCCGGCGGCTGGAGCACCACGCTGCTGCAATGGCTGGCGGCGGCAGACACCGCGCAGAACTGCCTGCCCTCGCTGCACGGCGCGCTGACCGTGCTGGCCGCCTGGGCCCTGCTGCAGTGGCGCGAACGGCCCCTGCGCTCGCTGCTGGTGGTGCTGTGGGCGGCGGCCATCGCCTACAGCATCGTGCAGGCGCGGCGCCACTTGTCCATCGACCTCGGCGCCGGTGTGGTGCTCGGCCTTGCCGCGGGCCGGCTGTGCCGCCCCGCCGCCACACACGCCAGCCTTTGCCCCTTGCCGGAGACGACCGCGCCATGAACGCCCTTGCCTTGCCGCTGGCCCTGATGCTGGTGCTGGTGCTCGCCGAACAGCTCGCGCTCAAGTGGCGCCGCGGCCAGCCCATTCCCTGGCTCGACCTGATCTTCAACCTGCATTCCGGCCAGCTCGTGCTGTGGCTGTTCCGCGGTGTGGAGGTGGCCGTGTTTGCCTGGGTGGCCGGGCATGCCAGCCTGGGCTGGCTGTCGCACTGGCCCGCGCCGGCACTCTGGCTCTTCACCGTGCTGGCCTGGGACCTGGGCTTCTACTGCCTGCACCGCGTGCATCACAAGATCGGCTGGATGTGGGCCATTCACGTGGTGCACCACCAGGGCGAGCACTTCAACCTGTCGCTGGGCATCCGCAATTCCTGGTACTCGTCGCTCGCGTCGATTCCCTTCTTCCTGCCACTGGCCGTGCTGGGCGTGCCGACCGAGGTCTTCATGGTGGTGAGCAGCGTCCACTACTCCATCCAGTTCTACAACCACAACGGCTGGGTGGGCCGCTGCGGCTGGCTGGAGCAGGTGCTGGTGACGCCGTCGCACCACCGGGTGCACCATGGCGCCAACCCCGAGTACATCGACAAGAACTTCGGCGGCACCTTCCTGTGGTGGGACCGGCTGTTCGGCACCTTCCAGCCGGCGTTGCCCGAGGTGCCCATCGTCTACGGCACCCCCGGCCTGCCGGCCAGCCACAACCCGTTCTGGGCCAGCCACCTGCCGGTGCTGCGCTACCTGGGCTGGCCGGGCCCGCGACTGCGCCAGCAACCGGCCAGCACGGTGCTCGGGCGCCTGGTGGGCGCCGGCGGCATCGCGCTGTTTGCGGTGGTGATCTATTGCGTGCACCGCCAGGGCGGCTGGCCGCCGGGCCAGGAGGCGGTGCTGTTCGCCCTGGTGATCGCGCTGTCGTTGGTGCTGGGCGGACTCTCCGATGGCCGCCCCTGGGCGGCGCCTGCCTGGTGTGTGCTCGGCCTGGCGCTGCCGCTGGCGTTCATCGGCCGCTACCAGTTGCGTGACCCGTTCGGCTGCGCCGTGATGCTGGCCCTGGGGCTGCATGCGCTGGCGCTGGGCGCCTGGTGGTGGCGCGGGCAGCGCCGCCACACCGCACCGCCCCCCGCAGAGCCTGTGGCCCTGCCTGCCGGCTTGACGCCATCGCAGCGCGGCGCCGGCCCGTCCGCGGCCGAGCGTTAAGGTCGTCCCGTCGCGCCGGCCCGGCCAGCACAGCGGCAAGCCGCGGCCGGCGTGTGAGGCAAGCCAACCGCCTCAGAGCCCGAGGATGCCAAGCACCGGGACGGCATTGGCACACAGCAGCAACCAGCCGGCGATGCGCCAGCGTTCCCGGCGCAGCAGCGCCACCATTGCGCAGAGTGCGCCCGCCAGGCAGGACAGCCACCCGCCGAACAGCATCACGAACAGCGCGCCCCAGCCGTCGTGCTCGGGCAGCATCCCGAACGTCAGCGCGAAGCCGGCCAGTGGTACCAGCAGGGCCGCCACGCACATCACCGGCCGCCGGCGCGGGCGCACCGCAGGCGGCGTGCCATTCCCGCGCACCGGCACCCCAGGGGGGGCCGTCTCGGCAAACAAAGGCATCGAAGGCAGCGGCATGGACATCCTGGTGAAGCGAATCAAGTGCCGCGCAGCATAGCGACCGCGGCGGCACCGCGCCTTCCCCCGGATAGGCGGGGCCGCAGGGCCCTGCATTCAACGCCAGCGCAGCTCGCGTCCCGACGGCCCGTCGCGCCAAGCGAGCCCGCCGGCCAGGCCGGCCAGCAGGGCGTCGAAGGTGTCGCTGCCGTGCTCGCGGACGTCGAAGCTCCCGTCCAGCCGGCGCACCATGCGCTCCACCGCGGACGGCTCGGCCCACGGCTCGCCGCTGCGCAGGGCCAGCACGCGCAGCGCGCGTCGCACCAGCTCGGCGGCGGGGCCGCCAGGCAGCGGCTCCTCACGCACGCCGGAGGCGTCGGCCGGGCCCGGCGGCGCCTCTTCCACCAGGCTCTCGTAGTAGCGGAATTCGTGGCAGCTGCGCGCCCAGTGCCGATTGGTGGTGCGGCGGCTGCCCACGCCGACCAGCCGGCGCCCGGCGGCCTTCACCTTCTGCGCCAGCGGCATGAAGTCGCTGTCGCCGCCGACCACCATCACGGTGCCCACGTGCGGCTGGCGGCCCAGGTCCTCCATCGCGTCGAGGCAGAGGCGGATGTCGGCGCCGTTCTTGGCCGAAGCACCGGGCGGGAAGAGCTGGATGAGCTCGATCGCGTTTTGCAGCAGCACGTCGCGGTAGCGGCCGAAGAACTGCCAGTTGCAGTAGGCGCGGTGGACCGCGATCGGCCCCAGCGCATGGGCCAGGTCGACGACGGCCTGCACGTCGATCAGCGGCTCCTGCAGCCGGAAGCGGGCATCGGGCTTGTGGTAGCTGCCTTCACCCTGACGCGCCTCGCAGAGGCTGGCATGCAGGTTCTCGAAGTCCCAGTAGAGGGCGATGGCACCCTGGGGTTCGTCAGGCAGCGAGGCGGTGGGGTTCACGGGCATCGGTCTTGGCAGTGGCGGCTGGCGCCTATGCTAAAGCCTACCTGCCCAGCGGCCCCGGGCGGGGCCGCGGGCCGCTGCGGCCACCGGCGGCCCTGGCAGGCCGCCGGCCGCACTGCGGCCTGCTGGATCAGCTTACTTGGCAGCGGCCTTGCGCTTGGCTGCCTTGGGGTCCACGGCGGCCTTGAACTTGGCGCCCGGGACGAACTTCGGCACCTTGGTCGCCGGGATCTTGATGGCCTTGCCGGCCTGGGGATTGAAGCCGGTGCGAGCGGCACGGTCAGCGCGCTTGAACGTGCCGAAGCCGATCAGCTGCACGGTGTCGCCTTTCTTCACGGCCGTCACGATGGAGTCCACCAGCGTGTCCAGGATCCGCCCTGCGGCCGCCTTGGTGAGTTCATGCTCAGAGGCGATCTTTTCGATGAGTTCGACGCGATTCATTCTTCGTACTTCCAATTGGAGACTTCGCCTCCGCCCCTGCGGAGTGCGGCTTCCGCGGTATGCGGAGCGGGCGTGAGTGTAGCGGCCCCGCACCGCCCAGGCCGGAAGTTCTTCACGCCACCCCCCGCGAACATGCGCCGGCAGTGGGCCCTGGCAGTGGCCTTGCGCTGCGCAAAGCCGCCCGCGGGCACGGGGCCTGCTGCTCTGCCTGTGGCGACCGCAGCGCCATGTCGCGCCCTTCTTCCCGCGCCCGCCGGCCGGGCCCGCCCGCCATGGCCGCAGGCCGGCCTGCCGTGAAAGGACCCCACCATGCACGCCCACGCTGACCTGCCCCGCTTCCGCCGTCGCCAGGCGTGCGCGCCCGTCGCAGGCACCGAAGGGGTGGCGGGCGCCCCCCGCCGACGCTCCCTGGCCGCTGCCACCGCAGCGCGACTGGCTTGCCCGCCTGCCGGAGCGCCTTGATGGGTCGGCGTGACGTGGTGGCCATTGGCGCCTCGGCGGGCGGCGTGCAGGCCTTGCAGCACCTGGCCGCGGCCCTGCCGGCGGACTTCCCGGCCGCGGTGCTGGTGGTGCTGCACATCGGCATGCACCGCAGCGCGCTACCGCGCCTGCTCGCGTCGGTCGGGCCGCTGCCGGCCCGGCATGCCGTGCACGGCGAGCCGATGCACGCCGGCTGCATCTACGTGGCTCCACCCGACCGCCACCTGCTGGTCTCGCAGGGCAGCCTGCGGCTGTCACGCGGACCGAAGGAAAACCACTCGCGCCCCGCCATCGACCCCTTGCTGCGGTCCGCGGCGGTCGACTGCCGGGCCCGCGTCATCGGGGTGGTGCTCACCGGCTATCTGGACGACGGCTCGGCCGGCCTCGCGGCGGTCAAGGCCTGCGGCGGCCTGGCCGTGGTGCAGGACCCCGAGGACGCCTACGCCCCGCAGATGCCCAGCAGCGCGCTGGCCACCACCGCGGTGGACCATGTCGAGCCCCTCTCCAGGCTGCCCGCCCTGCTGGACCGCCTGGTGCGCGAAGACCAGCCCCTGCCGGACGTGAAGGTCCCCGACATCGTGAAGATCGAGAACGACATGACCCTGCTGGAAGGACGCGCCGTGGAAAACCGCATGCCACTCATCGGCAAGCCGTCGTCACTCACCTGCCCGGAATGCCACGGTACGCTGTGGCAAGTCGAAGACGGCAGCCGGCTGCGATACCGCTGCCACACCGGCCACGCCTATTCCGAGCTGAGCTTGCGCGAGTCGCAGCGCGAGAGCACCGAGGCGGCGCTGTGGGCCGCCGTGCGGGCGCTGCAGGAAGAGGCCATGATGGCCAAGGAAATGGCCCGGTCGCTGCAGGCACTGGGCCGCAGCACCGAAGCGCTGGCCGAGGAAAGCCGCGCCAGGGACGCGATGGCGCGCGCCGAGAGCCTGGGCGAGCGGCTGCTGCGCATGGTGGGCGCCGATGCGCCCAACGGATGAGGCCCCGCGCAGCACCGCGTGACGCAGTGCGCACTGCGGCCGCCCGGTGCAACGCATCACCAGCGCCACCGCGGTTAAGCTCGCAGACCGACCCCCGCCCCACGAGACGACCGCCTTGTCCCAGCCTCCTGTCCCCGCATCGCCGCCTGCCGGCGGGTCGCCGTCGGTGCCCTGCGAGCCGATTGGCGACGATGTCGACATCACGCCCTACCGGTTGACCGACCCGCAACCGATCGGCGCAGCCCTGCAGGCGGTGGCTGCCGGCCGCCATGCGGTCACGCTGTATTCGCTGGAAGCCGGCAGCTTCCGGATCGGCCGGCTGACGGCCGTGAACCTGCCGGCCGGCCACCTGGTGTTCGAGGCCGACGCCCAGCGCCCGGTAGATCCCGGCCCCCTGCTGCTCGTGACGGCCCTGCAGGGCATCAAGCTGCAGTGCCTGCTGGCGCCCGACTGGCAGGCCGGCGCCGGCCAACCGTGGCGGGTGACCGCCTCCCTGCCGGAGGAGCTGGTACGGCTGCAGCGGCGCGAATTCGGCCGGCTCGACGCCCCGCTGGGTCGCCCCTACCTGGCCGAGTTCGTGCTCAACGACCAGGCCTACACCCTCAACGTGCACGACCTCTCGCTGGGCGGCGTCGGCCTGCGGGCCTCGCCGCACGAGGCGCCCGCCCTGCACGTGGGACGCCGCCTGCCCAAGGTGACGCTGGAGCTCGGCCGCGACCAGCGCCTGGTGGTGGGCCTGGAGATCCGGCTGTGCCGGGCCTTCCGCTCGCACCTGCTGGGCGAGCAGCTGCACATCGGCTGCCGCTTCTTCGACCAGGC
This genomic stretch from Eleftheria terrae harbors:
- a CDS encoding NAD-dependent epimerase/dehydratase family protein; translation: MKVLVTGATSGLGRNAVDDLLQHGLPLRATGRNLQQGAALQQLGVDFEPADLSLLTPVQADRLLRDVDTVWHCAALSSPWGPRRAFEAANVEATRRLAEAAVRQGVRRFVHISTPSLYFDFRHRQQIDEAWRPARPVNAYAATKGEAEAVLQSIASRHAGTTVVMLRPRAIFGPHDRVIVPRLLALMRQRGGVLPLPGGGRARMDMTYVGNVVHAMHLASRVPGLRSGSVYNITNQAPTTLADLLQRLFVDQLGLPLRIRALPYPLLAGVARLLEAGGRLTGREPPFTRYSMGALHYEMTLDTGRARRELGWQPVIDLDEGIRRTAAWIRAHGTPHGL
- a CDS encoding MBL fold metallo-hydrolase, yielding MARLTVFEAGYCTHMACMALRGAGWHTCAFPARAWLVETRRGRWLWDTGYASHFLDHTREGLFALYRKVTPVHFDAADALCRQLRERGYAPGDLTGLILSHFHGDHIAGLRDFPGLPCICSGTGWQQTRRRRGLAALRRGFVPGLIPPDFEARLSFIESFEPVPLPATLAPFTTARAVPGSDGELLLVELPGHAAGHIGALVQTQAGWTLLAADAAWSEHGYRDLRGPSPLTHLILDDTPAYHHTLQQLHRLHQGGGATILLSHEGAL
- a CDS encoding F390 synthetase-related protein, whose translation is MTQLLRLLGAFRQTRRLSWPDRAALLAHQERQWQRYCRRVLPRSAWFRPWLEQPLDQWPQMNKALMMAHFDEMNTAGLKLAEVLACARAAEETRDFSPTLGRYSVGLSSGTSGGRGVFVVSPEERAQWAGVMLGRLLPGGLLQGQRVALFLRANSNLYRTVRTPCLQFRFFDLFSPLEAHAGPLAAMQPSIVVAPAQVLRALALRVQAGQLDIAPERVISVAEVLEPQDRRLLQQVFGRVSEVYQATEGFLGSSCSHGSLHLNESFLRIEPQWLDDKRFVPLVTDFTRSTQPIVRYRLDDILVARAAPCPCGNPELAIDRIEGRCDDVLRLPGAAGAPVTVFADVVSRALAQVLPLDADYRLVQSGPRALGLAIAPLDADVHQRCRAHLGQVFARLGVATEALHWDAPAGLPVAVDFTVKRRRIVGWRAPA
- a CDS encoding phosphatase PAP2 family protein; this translates as MRALLQALPPRLRHLLFGWGSVGVAYSLGGLLQRPATLLTESALDRLLPFDPAGVWCYLSFFLLVPLGYLACPAARLPWLTRAMQCCALASGLAFIAWPTTLAYPALPAAGGWSTTLLQWLAAADTAQNCLPSLHGALTVLAAWALLQWRERPLRSLLVVLWAAAIAYSIVQARRHLSIDLGAGVVLGLAAGRLCRPAATHASLCPLPETTAP
- a CDS encoding sterol desaturase family protein; this encodes MNALALPLALMLVLVLAEQLALKWRRGQPIPWLDLIFNLHSGQLVLWLFRGVEVAVFAWVAGHASLGWLSHWPAPALWLFTVLAWDLGFYCLHRVHHKIGWMWAIHVVHHQGEHFNLSLGIRNSWYSSLASIPFFLPLAVLGVPTEVFMVVSSVHYSIQFYNHNGWVGRCGWLEQVLVTPSHHRVHHGANPEYIDKNFGGTFLWWDRLFGTFQPALPEVPIVYGTPGLPASHNPFWASHLPVLRYLGWPGPRLRQQPASTVLGRLVGAGGIALFAVVIYCVHRQGGWPPGQEAVLFALVIALSLVLGGLSDGRPWAAPAWCVLGLALPLAFIGRYQLRDPFGCAVMLALGLHALALGAWWWRGQRRHTAPPPAEPVALPAGLTPSQRGAGPSAAER
- a CDS encoding NYN domain-containing protein; protein product: MNPTASLPDEPQGAIALYWDFENLHASLCEARQGEGSYHKPDARFRLQEPLIDVQAVVDLAHALGPIAVHRAYCNWQFFGRYRDVLLQNAIELIQLFPPGASAKNGADIRLCLDAMEDLGRQPHVGTVMVVGGDSDFMPLAQKVKAAGRRLVGVGSRRTTNRHWARSCHEFRYYESLVEEAPPGPADASGVREEPLPGGPAAELVRRALRVLALRSGEPWAEPSAVERMVRRLDGSFDVREHGSDTFDALLAGLAGGLAWRDGPSGRELRWR
- a CDS encoding HU family DNA-binding protein — encoded protein: MNRVELIEKIASEHELTKAAAGRILDTLVDSIVTAVKKGDTVQLIGFGTFKRADRAARTGFNPQAGKAIKIPATKVPKFVPGAKFKAAVDPKAAKRKAAAK
- a CDS encoding chemotaxis protein CheB gives rise to the protein MGRRDVVAIGASAGGVQALQHLAAALPADFPAAVLVVLHIGMHRSALPRLLASVGPLPARHAVHGEPMHAGCIYVAPPDRHLLVSQGSLRLSRGPKENHSRPAIDPLLRSAAVDCRARVIGVVLTGYLDDGSAGLAAVKACGGLAVVQDPEDAYAPQMPSSALATTAVDHVEPLSRLPALLDRLVREDQPLPDVKVPDIVKIENDMTLLEGRAVENRMPLIGKPSSLTCPECHGTLWQVEDGSRLRYRCHTGHAYSELSLRESQRESTEAALWAAVRALQEEAMMAKEMARSLQALGRSTEALAEESRARDAMARAESLGERLLRMVGADAPNG
- a CDS encoding flagellar brake protein gives rise to the protein MSQPPVPASPPAGGSPSVPCEPIGDDVDITPYRLTDPQPIGAALQAVAAGRHAVTLYSLEAGSFRIGRLTAVNLPAGHLVFEADAQRPVDPGPLLLVTALQGIKLQCLLAPDWQAGAGQPWRVTASLPEELVRLQRREFGRLDAPLGRPYLAEFVLNDQAYTLNVHDLSLGGVGLRASPHEAPALHVGRRLPKVTLELGRDQRLVVGLEIRLCRAFRSHLLGEQLHIGCRFFDQAAAQQAELKRLLSQLERERLALMGGRRTPRR